In one Achromobacter spanius genomic region, the following are encoded:
- a CDS encoding GMC family oxidoreductase, whose product MGDFDFIIAGGGTAGCILANRLSADGKHRVLMLEAGQEARSMWISIPAGFSKLLVNPDYNWRFATEPEDNVYGRTIAVPRGKGVGGSTLINGMIYVRGQPQDYDGWEAAGATGWGYAQAERVFRKIEHYEAGGETRGKSGPMHLEEVAERFPVSDAFLRAAQEDGQPLNADYNGGKQDGVGYYQVLQRRGRRWSVVDGYLKPAAARKNLRVECGAHVTRLVFEGKRCVGVTYRKNGQEHTVRAARETILCMGAVQSPQMLELSGIGDPGLLQSFNIPLVHAQPQVGENYIDHFATRMNWRVKGTVTLNEMSRGWRLAQQVARYYTHHTGILTLGTGLVHGFVKSAPDLPAPDVQFFFVHASYANAAERILDRQPGMTIGVAQLRPESVGTIHIKSADPLAGPSIRPNFLSAQIDRDSLVGGMKVARRIVGQPAMQRYIESEISPGAAVESDEQWLDFARRNGQTIYHPIGTCRMGSDAAAVTDVRLRVNGVTGLRVVDASVMPKMVSGNTQAAVMMVAERGAELILEDASAA is encoded by the coding sequence ATGGGTGATTTCGATTTCATTATTGCGGGCGGCGGCACGGCGGGCTGCATCCTGGCCAACCGGCTCAGCGCCGACGGCAAGCATCGCGTCTTGATGCTGGAGGCCGGCCAGGAAGCCCGCAGCATGTGGATTTCCATCCCGGCGGGCTTTTCCAAGCTGCTGGTGAACCCCGACTACAACTGGCGCTTTGCCACCGAGCCGGAAGATAACGTCTATGGCCGTACCATCGCGGTGCCGCGCGGCAAGGGCGTGGGCGGCTCCACCTTGATCAACGGCATGATCTACGTGCGCGGCCAGCCGCAGGATTACGACGGCTGGGAGGCGGCGGGGGCAACGGGTTGGGGCTATGCGCAGGCAGAGCGAGTCTTTCGCAAGATCGAGCATTACGAAGCGGGGGGCGAGACGCGCGGCAAGAGCGGCCCCATGCATCTGGAAGAAGTGGCCGAACGGTTCCCCGTGTCCGACGCCTTTCTGCGTGCGGCGCAGGAAGACGGCCAGCCACTGAACGCCGACTACAACGGCGGCAAGCAGGATGGCGTGGGCTATTACCAGGTGCTGCAGCGCCGGGGCCGGCGCTGGAGCGTGGTGGACGGCTATCTGAAGCCGGCAGCGGCGCGCAAGAACCTGCGCGTGGAATGTGGGGCACACGTGACGCGGCTGGTGTTCGAAGGCAAGCGCTGCGTGGGTGTCACCTACCGCAAGAACGGGCAGGAACACACGGTGCGAGCCGCCCGCGAAACGATTCTATGCATGGGCGCGGTGCAGTCGCCGCAGATGCTGGAATTGTCGGGCATCGGCGACCCTGGCTTGCTGCAATCGTTCAACATCCCGCTGGTGCATGCGCAGCCGCAAGTCGGTGAAAACTACATCGACCACTTCGCCACGCGCATGAACTGGCGAGTGAAAGGCACGGTGACCTTGAACGAGATGTCGCGTGGCTGGCGGCTGGCGCAGCAGGTGGCGCGGTACTACACGCACCACACGGGCATCTTGACCTTGGGCACGGGCCTGGTGCATGGATTTGTGAAAAGCGCGCCTGATCTCCCTGCGCCCGACGTGCAGTTTTTCTTCGTGCATGCCAGCTATGCCAATGCCGCTGAACGCATCCTGGACCGCCAGCCGGGCATGACGATCGGTGTGGCGCAATTGCGTCCGGAATCAGTGGGTACGATCCACATCAAGTCGGCGGACCCGTTGGCCGGTCCGTCCATCCGCCCCAATTTTCTTTCGGCACAAATTGACCGTGACAGTCTGGTGGGCGGCATGAAGGTTGCGCGCCGCATTGTGGGGCAGCCGGCCATGCAACGCTACATCGAATCCGAAATCAGCCCCGGCGCCGCCGTCGAAAGCGATGAGCAATGGCTGGATTTCGCGCGGCGCAACGGGCAGACCATCTATCACCCCATCGGCACCTGCCGCATGGGTTCGGACGCCGCCGCCGTGACGGATGTCAGGCTGCGCGTGAACGGCGTGACGGGCTTGCGCGTGGTGGATGCGTCGGTGATGCCGAAGATGGTGTCCGGCAACACGCAGGCCGCCGTGATGATGGTGGCTGAGCGCGGCGCGGAACTGATTCTGGAAGACGCGTCCGCGGCGTGA
- a CDS encoding ABC transporter ATP-binding protein has protein sequence MSALLTIEGVSMRFGAYQALDHIDLDIQQGEFVALLGPSGCGKTTLLRAIAGFLTPESGRILIDGQDISRLPAHHRPLNTVFQNYALFPHMTVLENVAYGPRRQGASKADAAGRARAALDMVGLADFGPRYPREMSGGQQQRVALARAIVNHPKLLLLDEPLSALDLKLRKRMQLELKHLQAKLGIAFIFVTHDQEEAMTMADRVVVMHAGRIEQVGAGTDIYRQPATRFVAEFIGDANFLAFTIESAATGDALQLNLQNLRVPLAGNNTVNNTAKPLHPRGVAVLRPEDLRLAEGQDAGMLTGTVADVINVGSHSMIHVDVDGQTVVSRHGGIAPSGLRPGAPVSLTFAPEHLHLIGELP, from the coding sequence ATGTCCGCTTTGCTCACCATCGAAGGCGTGTCGATGCGCTTTGGCGCCTACCAGGCGCTGGACCACATCGACCTGGACATCCAGCAGGGGGAATTCGTGGCCCTGCTGGGCCCCAGCGGCTGCGGCAAGACCACGTTGCTGCGCGCGATAGCCGGTTTTCTGACGCCGGAATCCGGCCGCATTCTGATCGACGGTCAGGACATCAGCCGCCTGCCCGCGCACCATCGTCCCTTGAACACGGTGTTTCAGAACTACGCGTTGTTTCCGCACATGACCGTGCTGGAAAACGTGGCGTACGGCCCGCGACGCCAGGGCGCGTCGAAGGCGGACGCCGCCGGCCGCGCCCGCGCCGCGCTCGACATGGTGGGGCTGGCGGACTTCGGCCCGCGTTACCCGCGCGAGATGTCCGGCGGCCAGCAGCAGCGCGTGGCGCTGGCGCGCGCCATCGTGAACCACCCCAAGCTGCTGCTGCTGGACGAACCCTTGTCCGCGCTCGACCTGAAGCTGCGCAAGCGCATGCAACTGGAACTGAAGCACCTGCAAGCCAAGCTCGGCATCGCCTTCATCTTTGTCACGCACGACCAGGAAGAAGCCATGACCATGGCCGACCGCGTGGTCGTGATGCACGCCGGGCGTATCGAGCAGGTGGGCGCGGGCACGGACATCTATCGCCAGCCCGCCACCCGCTTCGTGGCGGAATTCATTGGCGACGCGAACTTCCTGGCGTTCACGATCGAGTCAGCGGCCACGGGCGACGCGCTGCAATTGAACCTGCAAAACTTGCGTGTGCCGCTAGCGGGCAACAACACCGTCAACAACACGGCCAAGCCCCTTCACCCACGCGGCGTGGCGGTGCTGCGCCCGGAAGACCTGCGTCTTGCCGAAGGCCAAGACGCAGGCATGCTGACCGGAACCGTTGCCGACGTCATCAACGTGGGCAGCCACAGCATGATTCATGTGGACGTCGACGGGCAGACCGTCGTGTCGCGCCATGGCGGCATCGCGCCATCCGGCTTGCGGCCCGGCGCGCCCGTCAGCCTGACGTTCGCGCCCGAACACCTGCACCTGATCGGTGAACTGCCATGA
- a CDS encoding ABC transporter substrate-binding protein, whose amino-acid sequence MATLNRSALGASLLGAGLLMAGTATAQDKKITVAWYGGNWGDAFRTCVADPYTKATGVTVVPEVGTSTTTLAKLQQQKNAPTIDVAWMDGGISELAQQAGVLDTLDPATIPNLNNVIDQGVYRDGKAAYAVSTGYYSLGITYNTKEVPQAPTSWKDLWKPEYAGAVAVPSPANSSGVPFVFFLARVWAVDPSNLAPLYTKLSSLDTALYFDSSGAASNAYQSGEAIIGAHFNVGAWDLIDKGLPIGFAVPKEGAWATDARLHLVKNAPHAADAKKFIDTALTPDAAACLATRLYLGPAVKGVQVPKDVARKLPWGAEGSVENLSLFDWNLINSRRAEVTDAWNRQVARKR is encoded by the coding sequence ATGGCAACACTTAACCGCAGTGCACTCGGCGCCTCCTTGCTGGGCGCCGGCCTATTGATGGCCGGCACTGCAACCGCGCAGGACAAGAAGATCACGGTCGCCTGGTACGGCGGCAACTGGGGCGACGCCTTCCGCACCTGCGTGGCCGACCCCTACACCAAAGCCACGGGCGTGACCGTGGTGCCGGAAGTGGGCACATCCACCACCACGCTGGCCAAGCTGCAACAGCAGAAGAACGCGCCCACCATCGATGTGGCCTGGATGGACGGCGGCATCAGCGAACTGGCCCAGCAGGCCGGCGTGCTGGACACGCTGGACCCCGCCACCATCCCGAACCTGAATAACGTGATCGACCAGGGCGTGTACCGCGATGGCAAAGCGGCCTACGCCGTCAGCACGGGTTACTACTCGCTGGGCATCACCTACAACACCAAGGAAGTGCCGCAGGCGCCCACCAGCTGGAAAGACTTGTGGAAGCCCGAATACGCCGGCGCGGTGGCCGTGCCCTCGCCCGCGAATTCGTCCGGCGTGCCTTTCGTGTTCTTCCTGGCGCGCGTGTGGGCGGTTGACCCGTCCAATCTTGCGCCGCTCTACACCAAGCTGTCCTCGCTGGACACGGCGCTTTATTTCGATAGCTCGGGCGCGGCCAGCAACGCCTACCAAAGCGGCGAGGCCATCATCGGCGCGCACTTCAACGTGGGCGCATGGGACTTGATCGACAAGGGCCTGCCCATCGGCTTTGCCGTGCCCAAGGAAGGCGCCTGGGCCACCGACGCCCGCCTGCATCTGGTCAAGAACGCCCCCCATGCCGCCGACGCCAAGAAGTTCATCGACACCGCCCTGACGCCGGACGCCGCCGCCTGCCTGGCCACGCGCTTGTACCTGGGCCCGGCCGTCAAGGGCGTGCAGGTGCCGAAGGATGTGGCGCGCAAGCTGCCGTGGGGCGCCGAAGGCTCGGTGGAGAACCTGAGCCTGTTCGACTGGAACCTCATCAACAGCCGCCGCGCCGAAGTCACCGACGCCTGGAACCGCCAAGTCGCCCGCAAGCGCTAG
- a CDS encoding ABC transporter permease, with translation MIARHLIRLIALAVLAHLALPLIVIMGASFTATPYLAFPPQGWTLEWYRTLLVEAGYMAAFTTSTVLALAATVAAVLLTVPAALALARYEFPGKAALTSVLMSPLVLPHIVLGAALLQYGAYFGLTRSFLSLLIGHIVIIAPFVLRSTLTLLTPEQRALEEASADLGANPWTTFFLVVLPQIRPGIVTGSIFAFISSWINVELSIFNTTADLNTIPVKLFNYVQYTIDPTIAAVSGATIVVAVIAIVILDLTVGLDMLSERGK, from the coding sequence ATGATCGCCCGCCACCTGATCCGCCTGATCGCGCTGGCCGTGCTGGCGCACCTGGCGCTGCCCCTGATCGTGATCATGGGCGCGTCGTTCACGGCCACGCCTTACCTGGCGTTTCCGCCGCAAGGCTGGACGCTGGAGTGGTATCGCACGCTGCTGGTGGAAGCCGGCTACATGGCCGCGTTCACCACCAGCACGGTGCTGGCGCTGGCGGCAACCGTTGCGGCGGTGCTGCTGACGGTGCCGGCCGCGCTGGCCCTGGCCCGATACGAATTTCCGGGCAAGGCGGCGCTGACGTCGGTGCTGATGTCGCCGCTGGTGCTGCCGCACATCGTGCTGGGCGCGGCGCTGCTGCAGTACGGGGCGTACTTCGGTTTGACGCGCAGTTTCCTGTCTTTGTTGATCGGGCACATCGTCATCATTGCGCCCTTCGTGTTGCGGTCCACGCTGACTCTGCTGACGCCCGAGCAGCGCGCGTTGGAAGAGGCCTCGGCCGACCTGGGCGCCAACCCCTGGACCACGTTTTTCCTGGTGGTGTTGCCGCAGATCCGCCCCGGCATCGTCACCGGTTCGATCTTCGCGTTCATCTCGTCTTGGATCAACGTGGAGCTTTCCATCTTCAACACCACGGCGGACCTGAACACCATTCCCGTCAAGCTTTTCAACTATGTGCAGTACACGATCGATCCGACCATCGCAGCCGTTTCGGGCGCCACGATTGTGGTTGCGGTAATCGCTATCGTAATTCTTGATTTGACCGTCGGCCTGGACATGCTGTCCGAACGCGGCAAATAG
- a CDS encoding proline racemase family protein, with protein MRKQDAFDVIYTHTEGEPLCIVHSGIPYPAGSTILEKRAFLEQNYDWLRQALMREPRGHKDMFGVFLTPPSSPEFDAGLIYIDGTEYSHMCGHGTIAVSMAMVANGLVARGKDGITKIRFETTAGLVVSEVASEGDEVLWTRFENVPAYVAAQDIPVELPGYGKLHADIVWGGNYFGIVDLSGCDLRISPDNGTELSRMGLIVRDQLNARHRIQHPTEAHINNLNFITFWHQPTIEGAFYKNVHVFSAGQLDRSPGGTGTSAMMAMFEARGKMGLNQPIKSEGLLGSGTFEGCLLGEVDLNGTRAVRPTVKGTASILGTARWVIDRNDPVGAGFLIR; from the coding sequence ATGCGCAAGCAAGACGCGTTCGATGTCATCTATACCCATACCGAAGGCGAGCCCCTGTGCATCGTGCATAGCGGCATCCCCTACCCCGCCGGATCCACCATCCTGGAAAAGCGGGCCTTCCTGGAGCAGAACTACGACTGGCTGCGGCAAGCGCTGATGCGCGAACCGCGCGGCCACAAAGACATGTTCGGCGTGTTCCTCACGCCGCCGTCCAGCCCCGAATTCGATGCGGGCCTGATCTACATCGACGGCACCGAGTATTCGCACATGTGCGGCCACGGCACCATCGCGGTCAGCATGGCGATGGTGGCCAACGGCCTGGTCGCGCGCGGCAAGGACGGCATCACCAAGATCCGCTTTGAAACCACGGCGGGACTGGTCGTGTCGGAAGTGGCGTCCGAAGGCGACGAGGTACTGTGGACCCGCTTTGAAAACGTGCCCGCCTACGTGGCCGCGCAGGACATCCCGGTGGAGCTGCCGGGCTACGGCAAGCTGCACGCCGACATCGTGTGGGGCGGCAATTACTTCGGCATCGTCGACCTGTCGGGTTGCGATCTGCGGATCTCGCCGGACAACGGCACCGAGCTGTCGCGCATGGGCTTGATCGTGCGCGACCAGTTGAACGCGCGCCATCGCATCCAACACCCCACCGAAGCGCACATCAACAACCTGAACTTCATCACGTTCTGGCACCAGCCCACGATCGAAGGCGCGTTCTACAAGAACGTGCACGTGTTCAGCGCGGGGCAGTTGGACCGTTCGCCCGGCGGCACCGGCACCAGCGCGATGATGGCCATGTTCGAGGCGCGTGGAAAGATGGGCTTGAACCAGCCGATCAAGTCGGAAGGGTTGCTGGGTAGCGGCACGTTCGAAGGCTGCCTGTTGGGCGAAGTGGATTTGAACGGCACGCGTGCCGTGCGCCCCACGGTGAAAGGCACGGCCAGCATTCTGGGCACCGCCCGCTGGGTGATTGATCGTAATGATCCGGTGGGTGCGGGGTTCTTGATCCGTTGA
- a CDS encoding DUF1653 domain-containing protein, with product MTESEALALASHRHYKGGLYLYVGTARHSETEESMVVYEHLWPHERGLWVRPASLFFGQLADGSPRFAPLGAGL from the coding sequence ATGACTGAATCCGAAGCCCTGGCTCTTGCCTCGCACCGCCACTACAAGGGCGGCCTTTACTTGTATGTGGGCACGGCCCGCCATTCCGAAACCGAAGAGTCGATGGTGGTCTACGAACATCTGTGGCCGCACGAGCGTGGCCTGTGGGTGCGACCGGCGTCGCTGTTCTTCGGCCAGTTGGCCGATGGCTCGCCGCGTTTTGCGCCCTTGGGCGCGGGGCTGTGA
- a CDS encoding methyl-accepting chemotaxis protein: protein MQWITLSRLFRRNRGMQKADLHGQISAIHKAQAVIEFDLQGHVLRANQNFLDTMGYSLDEVLGQHHAMFIDPSERESAEYAEFWHKLGQGAYDAGRYRRVRKDGRDVWLQASYNPIFDKHGRPLKVVKYATDITDQQQRQADTEGQLAAISKVQAIIEFELDGTIIRANELFLKTVGYQACEVEGRHHSMFVRPEEARGEAYKEFWRKLRAGKYDTGQYLRIGKNGRQVWIEASYNPIFDAEGRPFKVVKFATDITTRFTAAQTLRVAVQGLTENAERASQANALALDASQIAEQGGKTVQGVVHTMSAITESSRRISEIIGVMDGVAFQTNILALNAAVEAARAGAHGKGFAVVAAEVRSLAQSSAAAAKEIKGLITTSVEQIESGAGQVQSAGATMEDIVASSRRVTEIMAEVVNVSLAQSAKLGGVTEDITKMTAEAEQTLRATQEAADAQAARQSRQPPPLVKPVAASVRARQAANTPLPPAPVLEYVRY from the coding sequence ATGCAATGGATCACTCTAAGCCGGCTGTTCCGTCGAAATCGCGGTATGCAGAAGGCGGACCTACACGGTCAGATATCCGCCATACACAAGGCGCAGGCCGTGATCGAATTCGATCTCCAGGGCCATGTGCTGAGGGCAAATCAGAATTTCCTGGACACCATGGGGTATTCCCTGGACGAAGTGCTGGGCCAGCATCATGCGATGTTCATCGATCCGTCTGAACGCGAATCCGCGGAATACGCCGAGTTCTGGCACAAGCTGGGGCAGGGGGCTTACGACGCGGGGCGCTATCGCCGCGTCCGTAAAGATGGCCGCGATGTCTGGCTGCAAGCGTCCTACAACCCTATCTTCGACAAGCACGGGCGGCCGTTGAAGGTAGTGAAGTACGCGACAGACATTACCGATCAGCAACAACGCCAGGCGGACACCGAAGGGCAGTTGGCGGCTATATCCAAAGTGCAGGCGATTATCGAGTTTGAACTCGACGGCACCATCATCCGCGCCAATGAGCTGTTTCTGAAAACGGTAGGCTATCAAGCTTGCGAGGTGGAAGGGCGCCACCACAGCATGTTTGTACGTCCGGAAGAGGCACGCGGCGAGGCCTATAAGGAATTCTGGCGCAAGCTGCGCGCCGGCAAATACGATACCGGGCAGTATCTGCGCATCGGCAAGAACGGCCGCCAGGTGTGGATCGAAGCCAGCTATAACCCGATCTTCGATGCCGAGGGCCGGCCATTCAAAGTGGTGAAATTCGCCACTGACATCACCACGCGCTTTACCGCCGCGCAAACATTAAGGGTGGCGGTACAGGGTTTGACGGAAAATGCGGAGCGCGCAAGTCAGGCCAATGCGCTGGCGCTGGACGCCAGCCAGATTGCCGAGCAGGGCGGTAAAACGGTGCAGGGCGTGGTGCACACCATGAGCGCCATTACGGAAAGCTCGCGGCGTATTTCAGAGATTATCGGCGTGATGGACGGCGTGGCGTTTCAAACCAATATCCTGGCGCTGAATGCCGCCGTGGAGGCCGCGCGGGCCGGTGCGCACGGCAAAGGGTTTGCCGTGGTCGCGGCCGAGGTACGCAGCCTGGCGCAAAGCAGCGCGGCGGCGGCCAAGGAAATCAAAGGCCTGATCACCACGTCGGTCGAGCAGATTGAAAGCGGGGCGGGCCAGGTCCAATCGGCGGGCGCCACGATGGAAGACATAGTGGCTTCGTCGCGCCGGGTCACCGAGATCATGGCCGAGGTGGTGAATGTGTCGCTGGCGCAGTCGGCCAAGCTGGGGGGCGTGACGGAAGACATCACCAAGATGACGGCCGAAGCCGAGCAGACCCTGCGCGCCACTCAGGAAGCCGCTGATGCGCAGGCGGCGCGCCAGAGCCGCCAGCCGCCGCCCTTGGTCAAACCGGTTGCGGCCTCGGTACGCGCCAGGCAGGCGGCCAATACGCCACTGCCTCCCGCGCCGGTGCTGGAGTATGTGCGGTACTGA
- a CDS encoding glutathione S-transferase family protein: MTYDLWYWETIPGRGEFVRLALEAGGIPYRERVREPGASDDALIADMRAPRAQPPFAPPYLVAGSITLGQTANILLYLGEKHGLAPDSLEGRLWVNQLQLTIADMVTEAHDTHHPISANDYYEDQKEEAARRARRFREERIPKFLAYFERVLAGPSAWLAGGERWTYVDLSLFHLVDGLLYAFPKRMGTVASHYPNVMALHARVAVLPALQPYFSSGRRLPFGECIFRQYRELDAP; encoded by the coding sequence ATGACCTATGACCTTTGGTATTGGGAAACCATTCCCGGACGCGGCGAGTTCGTACGCCTGGCGCTTGAAGCAGGCGGCATTCCGTACCGGGAAAGGGTGCGCGAGCCGGGCGCCTCGGATGATGCGCTGATTGCAGACATGCGCGCCCCGCGTGCGCAGCCCCCGTTCGCACCGCCGTATCTGGTGGCCGGCAGCATCACGCTGGGCCAAACCGCCAATATCCTGCTTTACCTGGGGGAAAAGCATGGCCTGGCGCCAGATTCCCTGGAAGGCCGCTTGTGGGTGAACCAATTGCAATTGACCATCGCAGATATGGTGACTGAGGCGCACGACACCCACCATCCGATTTCGGCAAACGATTACTACGAAGACCAGAAAGAGGAAGCGGCTCGCCGCGCCCGGCGATTCCGGGAAGAGCGCATTCCAAAGTTCCTGGCGTATTTCGAGCGTGTGTTGGCCGGGCCGTCGGCGTGGCTGGCTGGCGGCGAGCGCTGGACCTACGTGGACCTCTCGCTGTTCCATTTGGTGGACGGGTTGCTGTACGCATTTCCGAAGCGCATGGGCACGGTGGCTTCGCATTATCCGAACGTCATGGCGTTGCACGCCCGCGTGGCGGTGCTGCCCGCGTTGCAACCCTATTTTTCCAGCGGCAGGCGTCTGCCCTTTGGTGAGTGCATATTCCGCCAATATCGGGAACTGGATGCCCCCTGA
- a CDS encoding GlxA family transcriptional regulator — protein sequence MNTVVFPPAASSPYDEDADALPREKPALNVGIVLMDQFTLAAFAGLVDVLRLAADHGGRSRQIHTSWRVMSWDGKPRCASAGLTIDVADGLPADPAEFDYVAVCGGNDYQNGRMPEPLRDWLRLAAARRVRLLGICTGTFALAQAGVVGPRTVCVHWNVLDAFRERFPQTRAVVDRLFVDEGDLISCAGSTAAIDLALYLVARHCGRDKAQQAMRHMMLQGVRPGRVPQAHFRTDLSGIQDLRVRQAAHFIEQRIDNPPPLDAIARYVGVGRRQLERAFRLATGKSPMAFQRQLRLEYGSWLLLNNACSITQIALDCGFADGAHFSRDFRAHFGVSPRQYQQARGLLAGGREGGVEDSPA from the coding sequence ATGAACACCGTCGTCTTCCCGCCCGCTGCGTCGTCCCCCTATGACGAGGATGCCGACGCCTTGCCTCGGGAAAAACCCGCATTGAACGTCGGCATTGTGCTGATGGACCAGTTCACCCTGGCCGCCTTCGCCGGCTTGGTGGACGTATTGCGCCTGGCGGCCGACCACGGCGGGCGCAGCCGGCAGATCCATACGTCGTGGCGTGTCATGAGCTGGGACGGCAAACCGCGCTGCGCAAGCGCCGGGCTGACCATAGACGTGGCCGACGGCCTGCCGGCGGACCCCGCCGAGTTCGACTACGTGGCGGTGTGCGGCGGCAACGACTACCAAAACGGCCGCATGCCGGAGCCCCTGCGCGATTGGCTGCGGCTGGCGGCGGCGCGGCGCGTGCGCTTGCTGGGCATCTGCACGGGCACCTTCGCCTTGGCGCAGGCTGGCGTGGTCGGGCCTCGCACCGTCTGCGTGCATTGGAATGTGCTGGATGCCTTCCGCGAACGCTTTCCGCAGACGCGCGCGGTGGTGGACCGCCTGTTCGTGGATGAAGGCGACCTGATTTCCTGCGCGGGTTCCACGGCCGCCATCGATCTGGCCTTGTACCTGGTAGCCAGGCATTGCGGACGCGACAAGGCGCAGCAGGCCATGCGCCACATGATGCTGCAAGGCGTGCGCCCCGGGCGCGTGCCGCAAGCGCATTTCCGCACCGATCTGTCCGGCATCCAGGACCTGCGGGTGCGACAGGCCGCGCACTTTATCGAACAACGCATCGACAACCCGCCACCGCTGGACGCGATTGCGCGCTACGTCGGGGTGGGGCGCCGCCAGTTGGAACGGGCCTTCCGGCTGGCCACCGGCAAGTCGCCCATGGCGTTTCAGCGGCAACTGCGCCTGGAATATGGAAGCTGGCTGTTGCTGAATAACGCTTGCAGCATTACGCAGATTGCGCTGGACTGCGGTTTTGCGGACGGCGCGCATTTCTCGCGCGACTTTCGCGCGCATTTTGGTGTGTCCCCCCGGCAGTATCAACAGGCGCGCGGCTTGCTGGCCGGGGGCCGAGAGGGCGGCGTCGAGGATTCTCCCGCCTGA
- a CDS encoding 3'-5' exonuclease codes for MTFYNRRPRTGTAASRQPGSRSQASVALTSALQALRGPFIVADLETTGLSTATCEILEFAAVRVETCGTLAREYTQVVRTASPVPSFISRLTGITQAEVDRHGVPVMQAFSAFLDFVEDLPVFFHNASFDRRFLGAAADRTGLPFLNPTHCTLALARRAWPELPSHKLDILARHVGASTPTHRALADVRTTVAVALAANARLALGQAAPA; via the coding sequence GTGACGTTCTATAACCGGCGCCCGCGCACGGGCACCGCGGCGTCACGCCAACCGGGCAGCCGCAGCCAGGCTTCTGTGGCCTTGACCTCGGCCTTGCAGGCCCTGCGCGGCCCGTTCATCGTGGCCGACCTGGAAACGACCGGGCTGTCCACTGCCACCTGCGAGATCCTGGAATTTGCGGCGGTGCGGGTGGAGACGTGCGGCACCTTGGCGCGCGAATACACCCAGGTCGTGCGCACGGCGTCGCCCGTGCCGTCCTTCATTTCCCGGCTTACCGGCATCACGCAGGCGGAAGTGGACCGGCATGGGGTGCCGGTGATGCAGGCGTTTTCGGCCTTCCTGGATTTTGTCGAAGACCTGCCGGTGTTTTTTCACAATGCCTCGTTCGACCGGCGTTTCTTGGGTGCGGCGGCGGATCGGACGGGTTTGCCGTTTCTGAATCCTACTCATTGCACCTTGGCATTGGCCCGGCGCGCCTGGCCGGAATTGCCGTCGCACAAGTTGGACATCCTGGCCCGCCATGTGGGCGCATCAACCCCCACGCACCGGGCGCTGGCTGACGTGCGCACCACGGTCGCCGTGGCGTTGGCGGCCAACGCGC
- a CDS encoding ABC transporter permease, whose product MNRRDWLSPGLLLAAPVLFFAAFFLAPLAVVALASVTSGEPGLSFSTQQYLRVLADQYHWDVILTTFRLAFFTTLVCVILGYPLAWYLVRVVRWQAWRRFCVILLVVPLFTSNIVRAFGWMVLLGRNGLVNQALVGVGAADRPVRFIGTELGILIGMVYVLLPFVVLAVGNALARVDPACEHASADLGASPAATFFHITWPLTLPGVMSGAIIVFTLAVSAYVTPALLSGGRISVLSMLIFQQYSSVFDFHYGGALSMVLLVFTLILVALANRAATLPGAAR is encoded by the coding sequence ATGAACCGGCGCGACTGGCTCTCACCCGGCCTGTTGCTGGCCGCACCCGTGCTGTTCTTCGCGGCATTCTTCCTGGCGCCGCTGGCGGTGGTGGCGCTGGCCAGCGTCACCAGCGGCGAACCAGGTCTGTCCTTTAGCACCCAGCAGTATCTGCGCGTGCTGGCAGACCAGTACCACTGGGACGTGATCCTGACGACCTTCCGCCTGGCGTTTTTCACCACCCTGGTCTGCGTCATCCTGGGGTATCCGCTGGCCTGGTATCTGGTGCGCGTCGTGCGTTGGCAGGCGTGGCGACGCTTTTGCGTGATCTTGCTGGTGGTGCCGCTGTTCACCAGCAATATCGTGCGCGCCTTCGGCTGGATGGTGCTGCTGGGCCGCAATGGGCTCGTCAACCAGGCCCTGGTGGGCGTGGGCGCCGCTGACCGGCCGGTGCGCTTTATCGGCACCGAACTGGGCATCCTGATCGGCATGGTCTATGTACTGCTGCCCTTCGTGGTGCTGGCGGTGGGCAATGCGCTGGCGCGGGTGGATCCGGCTTGCGAGCACGCCTCCGCCGACCTGGGCGCCAGCCCCGCCGCCACGTTCTTTCACATTACCTGGCCGCTGACGCTACCCGGCGTGATGTCGGGCGCCATCATCGTCTTCACCCTGGCGGTCAGCGCCTACGTCACACCGGCGCTGCTGTCCGGCGGGCGGATATCGGTGCTGTCGATGCTGATCTTCCAGCAATACAGCTCGGTGTTCGACTTCCATTACGGCGGCGCGTTGAGCATGGTGCTGCTGGTCTTCACCCTGATCCTGGTGGCGCTGGCCAACCGCGCCGCCACCTTGCCCGGAGCCGCGCGATGA